A stretch of Methanococcus voltae DNA encodes these proteins:
- the argJ gene encoding bifunctional ornithine acetyltransferase/N-acetylglutamate synthase, whose translation MGVVYPTGFKANGFKEGKYGVAIIYSENPNTICSGVFTSNKVYAHPVKYCKDLILNSADKKFNAVVINSGNANCFTKDGMQDNNEMVKTTSKLLNISENRILSASTGVIGRKMPMGIINDRVKSAYNNLRIENNNENASKAIMTTDAYNKSVCVKITVNDNVVKIGGIAKGAGMIAPNMQKPKNLLHATMLSIITTDLEIPANEIEDCLYSATEKSFNNTVVDGDTSTNDTLFLMANGESGVKYEDCKELFDSALSLVCQELAKMMARDGEGAGKLVEVLVKGAKTQEDAKKASMAVVRSLLVKTAVFGNDPNWGRIVAAVGYSGAEMDMNIFDLSISNFNESTYLVKDGVQIADDGTPELKKAEQLIQKEKIKFIIDLKLGDFENTSFGCDLGYEYVRINAEYTT comes from the coding sequence ATGGGTGTCGTATATCCAACAGGCTTTAAAGCAAATGGTTTTAAGGAAGGAAAATACGGGGTAGCAATTATATACTCTGAAAATCCTAATACTATATGCTCAGGGGTTTTTACATCTAATAAAGTTTATGCACACCCTGTAAAGTACTGTAAAGACTTGATTTTAAACAGTGCTGATAAAAAGTTTAACGCAGTCGTCATTAACAGCGGTAATGCAAACTGTTTTACAAAAGACGGTATGCAGGATAATAATGAAATGGTAAAGACCACATCTAAGCTATTAAACATATCTGAAAATCGAATTTTAAGTGCTTCTACTGGTGTCATTGGACGAAAAATGCCAATGGGTATTATAAATGACAGAGTAAAGAGTGCATATAATAATCTAAGAATCGAAAATAATAATGAAAACGCTTCTAAGGCAATTATGACAACAGACGCATACAATAAAAGTGTTTGCGTTAAAATAACAGTAAATGATAACGTTGTTAAGATAGGTGGTATTGCAAAGGGTGCAGGTATGATAGCCCCAAATATGCAAAAACCTAAGAATTTATTGCACGCTACAATGTTATCTATTATTACAACAGACCTTGAAATACCGGCTAATGAGATAGAGGACTGCTTATATAGTGCTACAGAAAAAAGTTTTAATAATACTGTAGTCGATGGGGATACAAGTACTAACGATACTTTGTTTTTAATGGCAAACGGTGAAAGTGGTGTAAAATATGAGGATTGCAAAGAACTTTTTGATAGTGCTTTATCATTAGTATGCCAAGAATTAGCAAAAATGATGGCCAGAGATGGCGAAGGTGCGGGTAAATTAGTGGAAGTACTTGTAAAAGGTGCAAAAACCCAAGAAGATGCTAAAAAAGCATCTATGGCGGTTGTAAGGTCATTGTTGGTTAAAACTGCAGTATTTGGTAATGACCCTAATTGGGGTAGAATCGTAGCCGCAGTAGGATACAGCGGTGCAGAAATGGATATGAACATTTTTGACTTATCGATAAGCAATTTTAATGAATCTACTTACCTTGTGAAAGATGGGGTACAAATAGCAGATGATGGTACTCCCGAATTGAAAAAAGCAGAACAATTAATCCAAAAAGAAAAAATAAAATTCATAATAGATTTAAAACTTGGAGATTTTGAAAATACTTCATTCGGTTGTGATTTAGGCTATGAATATGTAAGAATTAATGCTGAATATACTACATAA